One Chloroflexota bacterium genomic window carries:
- a CDS encoding DNA replication/repair protein RecF translates to MLLRELMLVNFRNYVRLALTPGDPITVLLGDNGQGKSNVLESIYLLATTRSPRTSNDRELVHWEARRDFIPFARLEARIHRDDGELHVEMLIKAESDVAGAASTAPESDATVPSIRPVTKQVKVNGLPTRAVELIGQVNVVLFTPDDVALVAGAPAGRRRYLDITLSQVNRHYLRALQRYNRVLAQRNTLLRQVRERRQRPEQLDFWNEEVVRLGAYIVEQRLETVSAINPDIARLYRELGGSQHDLALAYRSTCLDTPDAAADPGALTDRYAAKLRELLPREIEAGVSLIGPHRDDFAFMVDGVDLHDYGSRGQQRLGVLALKLAEALFMRARTEERPILLLDDILSELDPTRRGYVLGQAGRAGQTIISTTDLTDFPSAFLAQSTLFRVAGGGLTRIEQAAPEIDGVHLVEEAPGRTI, encoded by the coding sequence GTGCTCCTCCGCGAGCTGATGCTCGTCAACTTTCGCAACTACGTCCGCCTGGCCCTGACGCCCGGCGATCCGATCACCGTGCTCCTCGGGGACAACGGCCAGGGCAAGAGCAACGTCCTCGAATCGATCTACCTGCTGGCGACCACGCGCTCGCCGCGCACCAGCAACGACCGCGAGCTGGTCCACTGGGAGGCCCGCCGCGACTTCATCCCGTTCGCCCGGCTGGAAGCCCGCATCCACCGCGACGATGGCGAGCTGCACGTCGAGATGCTCATCAAGGCCGAGAGCGACGTGGCCGGGGCCGCCTCGACCGCGCCTGAGTCAGACGCGACCGTGCCGTCGATTCGCCCGGTGACCAAGCAGGTCAAGGTGAACGGCCTGCCCACCCGCGCCGTCGAGCTGATCGGGCAGGTGAACGTCGTGCTGTTCACCCCGGACGACGTCGCGCTGGTGGCTGGCGCGCCGGCCGGCCGCCGTCGCTACCTCGACATCACCCTGTCCCAGGTCAACAGGCACTACCTGCGGGCGCTCCAGCGCTACAACCGCGTGCTGGCCCAGCGGAACACCCTGCTGCGGCAGGTCCGCGAGCGCCGCCAGCGCCCCGAGCAGCTGGACTTCTGGAACGAAGAGGTCGTGCGGCTTGGCGCGTACATCGTCGAGCAGCGGCTGGAGACCGTCTCCGCCATCAACCCGGACATCGCTCGGCTCTACCGCGAGCTCGGCGGCAGCCAGCACGATCTCGCCCTGGCCTACCGGTCGACCTGCCTCGACACGCCCGACGCGGCGGCGGATCCGGGGGCGCTGACAGACCGGTACGCCGCGAAGCTTCGGGAGCTACTGCCACGCGAGATCGAGGCTGGCGTCTCGCTGATCGGGCCGCATCGCGACGACTTCGCCTTCATGGTGGACGGCGTCGATCTGCACGACTACGGCTCGCGGGGGCAGCAGCGGCTCGGCGTGCTGGCCCTGAAGCTGGCCGAAGCCCTGTTCATGCGGGCGCGCACCGAAGAGCGCCCGATCCTCCTGCTGGACGACATCCTCTCGGAGCTGGACCCGACTCGGCGGGGCTACGTGCTCGGGCAGGCGGGCCGGGCCGGCCAGACCATTATCAGCACCACCGATCTGACCGATTTTCCCTCCGCGTTCCTGGCCCAGTCCACGCTGTTCCGGGTGGCCGGCGGCGGGCTGACCAGGATCGAGCAGGCCGCTCCCGAAATCGATGGTGTCCACCTGGTAGAAGAAGCGCCCGGCCGAACGATCTGA
- a CDS encoding D-alanyl-D-alanine carboxypeptidase, producing MRVTHHLAVLGLLGVMTLSGVGARWDDRTTTVVHAAPSPVPVIGAPSSSMVGSMTAGGGGTVPAAAISASPTPSVSVAVSVPQLPAQPERQWVQNFREAELFDGPGPSAASLGNVSQFTTLEVVEQVENGRSKLFDPGRGEGRLPGFVWASLTDFGPSGPPKYLYELAKGGEVDAASGRRAPERIHTGWPINPTAEAAIIVDGDSGAVLYAKSGHTRLAQASTTKIMTAIVAIENGRLDDRVIVDVDSAQLYLTTESTVMGLMPGQTVTLETLLYGLMLASGNDAAIAISKHIAGSEAKFVEMMNAKAKALGLRDTQFKNPHGLDATGHYSSAYDLAQLARYGMQNPTFYSLSNTRHWNADGFDIWNLNKLLPVYPGADGVKPGFTDDAGRCLVGSAVKDGRRVIVTVLRSDDTTADSKALLDYAFDNFRWPS from the coding sequence ATGCGAGTCACGCACCATCTGGCTGTGCTCGGACTGCTCGGCGTCATGACCCTGAGCGGTGTCGGCGCACGCTGGGATGATCGGACAACCACGGTCGTGCATGCGGCCCCCTCGCCCGTGCCGGTGATCGGCGCGCCGTCGTCGAGCATGGTCGGCTCGATGACGGCAGGGGGCGGCGGGACGGTCCCGGCCGCCGCCATCTCGGCCAGCCCGACGCCGAGCGTCTCGGTGGCGGTCAGCGTCCCACAGCTGCCGGCCCAGCCGGAGCGACAGTGGGTTCAGAACTTCCGCGAAGCCGAGCTGTTCGACGGTCCGGGGCCCAGCGCCGCCAGCCTCGGGAACGTCTCCCAGTTCACGACGCTGGAAGTGGTGGAGCAGGTCGAGAACGGCCGCTCGAAGCTGTTCGACCCCGGGCGCGGCGAGGGACGCCTGCCGGGCTTCGTCTGGGCCAGCCTGACGGACTTCGGGCCGTCTGGCCCGCCGAAGTACCTGTATGAGCTGGCGAAGGGCGGCGAGGTTGACGCCGCCAGCGGCCGGCGCGCACCTGAGCGAATCCACACCGGCTGGCCTATCAACCCGACCGCCGAGGCCGCGATCATCGTGGATGGCGACTCTGGCGCGGTGCTCTACGCCAAGAGCGGCCACACGCGCCTCGCCCAGGCCAGCACCACCAAGATCATGACGGCGATTGTGGCCATCGAGAACGGCCGCCTTGACGACCGCGTCATCGTCGACGTGGACAGCGCGCAACTGTATCTGACCACCGAGAGCACCGTGATGGGGCTGATGCCCGGCCAGACGGTGACCCTGGAGACGCTGCTCTACGGGCTGATGCTGGCGAGCGGCAACGACGCGGCCATCGCCATCTCGAAGCACATCGCCGGCTCCGAGGCGAAGTTCGTCGAGATGATGAACGCCAAGGCGAAGGCGCTCGGGTTGCGGGACACGCAGTTCAAGAACCCGCATGGCCTCGACGCGACCGGCCACTATTCGTCAGCCTATGACCTGGCCCAGCTTGCGCGGTACGGCATGCAGAACCCGACCTTCTACAGCCTGTCGAACACGCGCCACTGGAACGCCGACGGCTTCGACATCTGGAACCTGAACAAGCTGCTGCCGGTCTACCCTGGCGCGGACGGCGTCAAGCCGGGCTTCACCGACGATGCCGGCCGGTGTCTCGTCGGGTCAGCCGTCAAGGATGGGCGACGGGTGATCGTGACGGTCCTCCGCAGCGATGACACGACGGCTGACAGCAAGGCGCTGCTGGACTACGCCTTCGACAACTTCCGCTGGC